Proteins from a genomic interval of Lelliottia amnigena:
- the yoaE_3 gene encoding integral membrane protein TerC, whose amino-acid sequence MEWIADPSIWAGLVTLVVIELVLGIDNLVFIAILADKLPPAQRDRARVTGLLLAMVMRLLLLASISWMVTLTKPLFTFHDLSFSARDLIMLFGGLFLLFKATVELNERLEGKDSDNPTQRRGAKFWPVVAQIVVLDAVFSLDSVITAVGMVDHLAVMMAAVIIAITLMVMASKALTRFVNSHPTIVILCLSFLLMIGFSLVADGFGFSIPKGYLYAAIGFSVIIETLNQLAIFNRRRFLSANQTLRQRTAETVLRLLSGKKEDAELDAESASLLADHDDSQIFNPQERRMIERVLNLNQRSVSSIMTSRHDIEHIDLNSPEAQIRALLDKNQHTRVVVTGGDEEDDLLGVVHIIDLLQQSLRGDPLDLRVLVRQPLVFPETLPLLSALEQFRNARTHFAFVVDEFGSVEGLVTLSDVMETIAGNLPNEIDEIDARHDIQKNADGSWTANGHMPLEDLVQYVPLPLDEKREYHTIAGLLMEYLQRIPKPGEEVQVGDYVLKTLQVESHRVLKVQLIPLRGEDDLDYEV is encoded by the coding sequence CATCGAATTAGTCCTGGGCATCGATAATCTGGTGTTTATCGCTATACTGGCCGATAAATTGCCTCCGGCGCAGCGCGACCGCGCACGCGTAACCGGTTTGCTGTTGGCAATGGTGATGCGCCTGCTGCTGCTGGCCTCTATCTCCTGGATGGTCACGCTGACCAAACCCCTTTTTACCTTCCACGACTTAAGCTTCAGCGCGCGCGATCTGATCATGCTGTTCGGTGGGCTGTTCCTGCTGTTTAAAGCCACGGTCGAACTGAATGAACGACTGGAAGGCAAAGACAGTGATAATCCCACCCAACGGCGCGGCGCAAAGTTCTGGCCGGTCGTGGCGCAAATCGTGGTCCTCGACGCGGTCTTCTCCCTGGATTCCGTGATTACCGCCGTAGGAATGGTCGATCACCTGGCGGTGATGATGGCCGCCGTGATTATCGCTATTACCCTGATGGTCATGGCGAGCAAAGCGCTGACCCGTTTTGTGAACAGCCATCCAACGATTGTCATTCTGTGTCTGAGTTTTCTGCTGATGATTGGTTTTAGCCTTGTGGCAGATGGTTTCGGTTTCTCCATTCCTAAAGGCTATCTGTACGCGGCGATTGGGTTCTCGGTCATTATCGAGACGCTGAATCAGTTGGCGATTTTCAATCGACGCCGATTCCTGTCCGCAAATCAGACATTGCGTCAGCGTACTGCTGAGACGGTGTTGCGCCTGTTGAGCGGTAAAAAAGAAGATGCCGAACTCGACGCCGAATCCGCTTCGCTGCTTGCCGATCACGACGACAGCCAGATTTTTAACCCGCAAGAACGACGGATGATTGAGCGGGTATTGAATCTGAATCAGCGCTCCGTCAGCAGCATCATGACATCGCGCCACGACATCGAGCATATCGACCTCAACTCACCAGAGGCGCAGATACGGGCGCTGCTGGATAAGAATCAGCATACCCGCGTGGTCGTCACAGGCGGCGATGAAGAAGACGATTTGCTCGGCGTGGTGCACATCATTGACCTGCTGCAACAATCTTTACGCGGCGATCCGCTGGATTTACGCGTGCTTGTCCGTCAACCGCTGGTTTTCCCGGAAACCTTGCCGCTGCTGTCAGCGCTTGAGCAGTTCCGTAATGCCCGAACTCACTTTGCCTTTGTGGTGGATGAATTTGGTTCTGTCGAAGGTCTGGTCACCCTCAGTGACGTGATGGAAACCATCGCGGGGAATTTACCGAACGAAATCGATGAGATAGATGCGCGGCACGACATTCAGAAAAACGCTGACGGTTCCTGGACGGCTAACGGCCATATGCCGCTGGAAGATCTGGTCCAGTATGTTCCCCTGCCGCTGGATGAGAAACGTGAATATCACACCATTGCCGGATTGTTGATGGAATACCTACAGCGTATTCCGAAGCCGGGCGAAGAGGTCCAGGTGGGCGATTACGTGTTGAAGACGCTACAGGTCGAAAGCCATCGCGTACTAAAAGTGCAGTTGATACCACTGCGCGGGGAAGATGATTTAGATTACGAAGTGTAA
- a CDS encoding assembly protein has translation MKGQSSLLDLTGAGTMDLVQETTDTRFNVRVLSGWEGEGKLIDFLKETPIPLNVYGKWQELNYSLQVDQILRKHLQDEAKRRLNDWADKNKDSQNGKDVKKLIDKL, from the coding sequence ATGAAGGGGCAATCTTCACTTCTGGACCTGACGGGCGCAGGCACGATGGATCTGGTGCAAGAGACGACGGACACGCGTTTCAACGTCCGCGTGTTGTCCGGTTGGGAAGGGGAGGGCAAGCTGATCGATTTCCTGAAAGAAACGCCTATTCCACTCAACGTTTACGGAAAATGGCAGGAGCTGAATTACAGCCTCCAGGTCGACCAGATTCTGCGTAAACACCTGCAAGATGAAGCGAAGCGTCGTCTGAATGACTGGGCGGACAAAAACAAGGATTCGCAAAACGGCAAGGACGTGAAGAAGCTGATCGATAAGCTTTGA
- a CDS encoding assembly protein, producing MVKWAAGHISLPGILDVRKGMAKAEFQPRLDNIEIGSILNAFNYPIALTGNLTMAGDFSGDKIDAEAFRRSWQGTAHIDLTNTRMEGLNFQQLVQQAVERSSSGQSH from the coding sequence GTGGTCAAATGGGCCGCGGGGCATATTTCGCTGCCGGGTATTCTGGATGTGCGTAAGGGCATGGCGAAAGCCGAGTTCCAGCCACGTCTGGACAACATTGAGATCGGTTCAATCCTCAATGCCTTCAATTATCCTATCGCGTTGACCGGCAATCTGACGATGGCGGGTGATTTTTCCGGCGATAAAATTGATGCTGAAGCATTCCGGCGCAGCTGGCAGGGAACGGCACACATTGACCTGACCAATACTCGCATGGAAGGCCTGAATTTCCAGCAGCTGGTGCAGCAGGCTGTCGAACGCAGCAGTAGCGGTCAAAGCCACTGA
- a CDS encoding assembly protein, translated as MRRVLTTLMILLVVVVAGLSALVLLVNPNDFRSYMVRQVEARSGYELKLDGSLRWHVWPQLSILSGRMSLTAPGASVPLVTADNMRLDVALLPLLSHQLQVEQVMLKGAVIQLTPQTEAVRKENAPVAPHENSLPDVAEDAGWSFDIANLKVVDSILVFQHESEEQVTLRNINLKMEQDQHHVATVDFSGRINRNQRDLTLSMNANVNASDYPHQLTADITQLNWQLSGVDLPTQGITGQGSLQGIWREDHKQLELNNLNLQANDSALKGRASVVLGEQPKWVFDLQFDKLNLENLLAPQPVATDDKAVQQGQNQPKQTRPVIASECRSTGL; from the coding sequence ATGAGAAGAGTTCTTACGACGCTGATGATTTTGCTGGTGGTGGTCGTCGCTGGCCTGTCGGCGTTAGTTCTGCTGGTTAACCCCAATGATTTCCGCAGCTATATGGTGCGGCAGGTCGAAGCACGAAGCGGGTATGAACTGAAGCTGGATGGGTCACTTCGCTGGCACGTTTGGCCGCAGCTCAGCATTCTGTCCGGGCGGATGTCGTTGACAGCGCCTGGTGCCTCCGTTCCTCTGGTCACTGCAGACAATATGCGCCTCGATGTGGCCTTACTGCCGCTGCTGTCGCATCAGCTGCAGGTGGAGCAGGTGATGCTGAAAGGCGCGGTCATTCAACTTACGCCGCAAACCGAAGCGGTTCGAAAAGAGAATGCGCCGGTCGCGCCGCATGAAAATTCGTTACCTGACGTCGCTGAAGATGCCGGTTGGTCGTTTGATATCGCTAATCTGAAGGTGGTGGACAGCATTCTGGTGTTCCAGCATGAGAGTGAAGAGCAGGTCACACTGCGTAATATCAATCTCAAAATGGAACAGGATCAACACCATGTGGCGACAGTTGATTTTTCAGGGCGCATAAACCGAAATCAGCGCGACTTGACGTTGTCGATGAATGCAAACGTCAATGCGTCCGACTATCCGCATCAGCTTACAGCGGATATCACCCAGCTCAACTGGCAGCTGTCCGGTGTTGATTTGCCTACCCAGGGGATTACCGGGCAGGGCAGTTTGCAGGGGATTTGGCGCGAAGATCACAAGCAGCTTGAACTGAATAATCTTAACCTGCAAGCCAACGACAGTGCCCTGAAAGGGCGCGCTAGCGTCGTGCTGGGCGAACAGCCAAAATGGGTCTTTGATCTCCAGTTTGACAAGCTGAATCTGGAAAATCTATTGGCGCCTCAACCTGTCGCTACCGACGATAAAGCGGTGCAGCAGGGGCAAAATCAGCCTAAACAAACGCGTCCTGTTATTGCCTCCGAATGTCGATCAACCGGACTATAA
- the dcd gene encoding Deoxycytidine triphosphate deaminase produces MRLCDRDIEAWLDEGRLSITPRPPVERINGVTVDVRLGNKFRTFSGHTAAYIDLSGPKDEVSAALDRVMSDEIVLEEGEAFYLHPGELALAVTFESVTLPADLVGWLDGRSSLARLGLMVHVTAHRIDPGWSGHIVLEFFNAGKLPLALRPGMMIGALSFEPLTGPADRPYNRRQDAKYRDQQGAVASRIDKD; encoded by the coding sequence ATGCGTCTTTGTGACCGTGATATAGAAGCCTGGCTGGACGAAGGCCGTCTGTCTATCACCCCGCGTCCACCCGTGGAGCGAATTAACGGCGTGACCGTTGATGTGCGTCTGGGCAATAAATTCCGCACGTTTAGTGGTCATACCGCTGCCTATATCGATTTGAGCGGGCCGAAAGACGAAGTCAGCGCCGCGCTTGATCGTGTGATGAGTGACGAAATCGTGCTGGAAGAAGGTGAAGCCTTTTATTTGCATCCCGGCGAACTGGCGCTGGCGGTCACGTTTGAATCCGTCACATTGCCTGCTGATTTGGTTGGCTGGCTCGATGGGCGTTCTTCTCTGGCGCGGCTGGGATTGATGGTTCACGTCACCGCACACCGTATCGATCCAGGTTGGTCAGGTCATATTGTATTGGAGTTTTTCAACGCCGGGAAACTGCCCCTGGCATTACGTCCTGGAATGATGATCGGTGCGCTGAGCTTCGAGCCGTTAACCGGCCCGGCCGATCGTCCTTATAACCGCCGGCAGGATGCAAAGTATCGCGATCAGCAGGGTGCGGTTGCCAGTCGTATCGATAAAGACTGA
- the udk gene encoding uridine kinase: MTDKSHQCVIIGIAGASASGKSLIASTLYRELRDQVGDEHIGVIPEDSYYKDQSHLSMEERVKTNYDHPNAMDHSLLFQHLQMIKNGTPIDLPVYSYVDHTRTQDTIHIEPKKVIILEGILLLTDARLREAMNFSIFVDTPLDICLMRRIKRDVNERGRSMDSVMAQYQKTVRPMFLQFIEPSKQYADIIVPRGGKNRIAIDILKAKISQFFE; the protein is encoded by the coding sequence ATGACTGATAAGTCCCATCAGTGCGTCATTATCGGCATCGCCGGCGCATCGGCTTCAGGTAAAAGTCTTATTGCCAGTACGCTTTATCGTGAACTGCGCGATCAGGTTGGTGATGAACACATCGGCGTCATTCCCGAAGACAGCTATTACAAAGATCAATCGCATCTGTCGATGGAAGAGCGTGTAAAAACCAACTACGACCATCCCAATGCCATGGATCACAGTCTGTTGTTCCAGCATTTACAAATGATCAAAAACGGCACGCCTATTGATCTCCCGGTCTACAGCTACGTTGATCACACGCGTACGCAAGACACGATTCACATCGAACCGAAAAAGGTCATCATTCTGGAAGGGATCTTGTTGCTGACCGACGCGCGCCTGCGCGAAGCGATGAACTTCTCCATTTTTGTCGATACGCCGCTGGATATTTGTCTGATGCGCCGTATCAAACGTGATGTCAACGAGCGTGGCCGTTCGATGGATTCCGTCATGGCGCAATATCAAAAAACGGTACGGCCGATGTTCCTGCAATTTATCGAACCGTCTAAACAATACGCCGATATCATCGTGCCGCGTGGGGGTAAAAACCGCATTGCTATCGATATTCTGAAAGCGAAAATCAGTCAGTTTTTTGAATAA
- the gmr_4 gene encoding sensor protein translates to MASLDKAVMNKQYQRVLVTTPHPALRLVSLGLVTFIFTLFSLELTRFGTLLAPLWFPTSIMMVAFYRHAGKMWPGIALACSLGNIVASGLLFSWEAINFWYPAINAIEACVGALLLRKMLPWYNPLKNLGDWIRLAIGGAAIPPLLGGVLAWLLVPSEEPLRNFLVWVLSESIGALALVPLGLLFKPHYLLRHRNPKLLLETLVTLAVTLALCWIAITFLPWPFTCVIVLLMWSAVRLPRLEAFLVFLITVMMVSLMMATNPTHMTTQNTGVMLNAPWLPFLMMLLPANVMTMVMYAFRAERKHITESEERFRNAMEYSAIGMALVGIDGQWLQTNKALCEFLGYSQTELQSLTFQQLTWPEDLHIDLESLEQLARGDINSYSLEKRYYTRNGEVVWALLTVSVVRHTDGSPLYFIAQVEDINDLKHTEWVNKRLMERITLANEAGGIGIWEWDLQPDVISWDKRMFEMYEIPAHIKPTWQLWNDSIIPEDRAYAEQVIRDSLMARVPFKLEFRIRVKEGVRHIRALANRVLNKQGEVERLLGINMDMTEVKELNEALFQEKERLHITLDSIGEAVLCTDVDMHVTFMNPVAEKMSGWTQQEAMGQPILSVLHITFSENGPPMENIHSGDMSRSDINQDVVLHSRTGGTFDIHYSITPLSTLDGQNIGSVLVIQDVTESRKMLRQLSYSASHDGLTHLANRVSFESHLKRLLQTVHDTHQRHALVFIDLDRFKAVNDTAGHAAGDALLRELSSLMLSMLRSSDVLARLGGDEFGLLLPDCNVESSRYIAGRIIHAINDYQFMWEGRLHRIGASAGITLLDDTNYQAADVMSQADIACYASKNNGRGVVTVYEPQQERIHSARGMMSLDEQWHMIKDNQLLMTGRSVASPRIPESSNFWLISLRLWTSQGDVVEEQAFRSGLMEPDLLHALDRRIFQTFFRTYASQVATKGMGVALPLSAEGLSSTTLVSELLDLLEKSPLQGRLLHLVIPVETLQNQDINIQNGLQKLRLAGCRIVLCHVGRNMDVFNHLIPHMADYLLLDPELVTNVHGNLMDEMMVSIIQGHAQRLGMKTIAGPSNQPLMMDTLSGIGIDYIYGDCIAEPQPLELLLNTSYFAIN, encoded by the coding sequence ATGGCGTCCCTGGATAAAGCGGTAATGAATAAACAATACCAGCGCGTTTTGGTTACTACCCCACATCCAGCCCTACGGCTTGTCAGTCTCGGTCTGGTAACGTTCATCTTTACCCTTTTCTCGCTCGAACTGACTCGATTCGGAACGTTGCTGGCGCCGCTGTGGTTCCCGACCTCTATCATGATGGTCGCATTTTATCGCCATGCAGGGAAAATGTGGCCGGGTATTGCCCTGGCCTGTTCACTGGGGAATATTGTCGCTTCAGGCTTATTGTTCTCCTGGGAAGCGATTAACTTCTGGTACCCCGCGATAAATGCTATCGAAGCATGTGTGGGCGCGCTTCTGCTGCGTAAAATGTTGCCCTGGTACAATCCTTTAAAAAATCTTGGCGACTGGATACGTCTCGCGATCGGCGGCGCCGCGATCCCGCCGTTACTGGGTGGCGTTCTGGCCTGGCTTCTGGTTCCCAGCGAGGAGCCACTGCGTAACTTTTTGGTGTGGGTATTATCGGAATCTATCGGTGCGCTGGCGCTTGTCCCGCTAGGACTGCTGTTTAAACCGCACTATTTACTGCGCCATCGCAACCCAAAACTGCTGCTTGAAACGCTCGTCACCCTGGCGGTCACGCTGGCGCTGTGTTGGATTGCGATTACGTTCCTTCCCTGGCCGTTTACCTGCGTCATCGTATTGCTGATGTGGAGTGCCGTGCGCCTCCCGCGGCTGGAAGCCTTCCTCGTTTTTTTGATCACGGTGATGATGGTGTCGCTGATGATGGCGACCAATCCGACCCACATGACCACCCAAAATACCGGTGTCATGCTGAATGCGCCCTGGCTACCGTTCCTGATGATGCTGCTTCCCGCGAACGTCATGACCATGGTGATGTACGCCTTTCGGGCCGAACGTAAGCACATTACCGAAAGCGAAGAACGTTTTCGTAACGCTATGGAATATTCGGCGATTGGCATGGCGCTGGTCGGGATCGATGGCCAATGGCTGCAGACCAACAAAGCCCTTTGTGAATTTCTTGGCTATTCCCAGACCGAGCTGCAATCCCTCACGTTTCAACAATTGACCTGGCCTGAAGATTTACATATCGATCTTGAGAGTCTGGAGCAACTGGCGCGTGGTGACATCAACAGCTACTCACTGGAGAAACGCTATTACACCCGTAACGGCGAAGTCGTGTGGGCGCTGCTGACCGTATCGGTTGTGCGTCATACGGACGGATCGCCGCTCTATTTTATTGCGCAAGTTGAAGACATTAATGACCTTAAACACACCGAATGGGTGAATAAGCGCCTGATGGAGCGTATTACGCTGGCGAACGAAGCCGGTGGCATTGGCATCTGGGAATGGGACCTGCAGCCTGACGTGATCAGTTGGGACAAACGCATGTTCGAGATGTATGAAATTCCGGCGCACATCAAGCCGACCTGGCAACTCTGGAACGACAGCATTATTCCCGAAGATCGCGCTTACGCCGAGCAGGTTATTCGCGATTCTCTGATGGCCAGAGTGCCCTTTAAGCTTGAGTTCCGCATACGCGTGAAAGAAGGCGTGCGTCATATCCGTGCTTTGGCTAATCGGGTTCTCAATAAACAAGGTGAAGTCGAACGACTGCTCGGCATTAATATGGACATGACTGAAGTTAAGGAACTTAACGAAGCGTTGTTCCAGGAAAAAGAGCGTCTGCACATCACGCTCGACTCCATCGGTGAAGCCGTGCTCTGTACCGATGTCGATATGCACGTCACCTTTATGAACCCCGTCGCAGAGAAAATGAGCGGCTGGACGCAACAGGAAGCGATGGGTCAGCCGATTTTGAGCGTGTTACACATCACGTTCAGCGAAAACGGTCCGCCGATGGAAAATATTCACAGCGGCGATATGTCACGTTCCGACATTAATCAGGATGTGGTGCTGCACAGCCGCACCGGAGGAACGTTCGATATTCATTACAGTATCACGCCATTAAGCACGCTGGACGGGCAAAACATCGGTTCCGTTCTGGTCATTCAGGATGTCACTGAATCGCGTAAAATGCTGCGCCAGCTCAGCTACAGCGCCTCGCATGATGGTCTTACTCACCTCGCAAACCGCGTCAGTTTTGAAAGCCATTTAAAGCGCCTGCTGCAAACCGTTCATGACACGCATCAACGCCACGCTCTGGTGTTTATCGATCTCGATCGCTTTAAAGCGGTGAACGATACCGCAGGGCACGCCGCGGGCGATGCGCTGCTGCGCGAGCTCTCCTCGCTGATGCTCAGCATGCTGCGCTCCAGCGACGTATTAGCACGTCTGGGTGGCGATGAATTTGGTTTGCTGCTTCCGGACTGCAACGTTGAAAGTTCGCGCTACATTGCCGGGCGCATCATTCACGCCATCAATGATTACCAGTTTATGTGGGAAGGTCGTCTGCATCGTATCGGTGCCAGCGCCGGGATTACGCTGCTTGATGACACCAACTATCAGGCTGCGGACGTGATGTCTCAGGCCGATATCGCCTGCTATGCGTCGAAGAATAACGGCCGTGGCGTGGTGACGGTGTATGAGCCGCAGCAGGAACGTATTCACAGCGCGCGGGGCATGATGTCGCTGGATGAGCAGTGGCATATGATCAAAGACAACCAGCTGCTGATGACGGGCCGTAGCGTGGCCTCCCCACGCATCCCGGAAAGCAGCAACTTCTGGCTCATCTCCCTGCGACTGTGGACCAGCCAGGGCGACGTCGTGGAAGAACAGGCGTTCCGCTCAGGTCTGATGGAGCCGGATCTGTTACATGCGTTGGATCGCCGGATCTTCCAGACCTTTTTCCGTACCTACGCAAGCCAGGTCGCCACCAAAGGAATGGGCGTGGCGCTGCCGCTCTCTGCTGAAGGGCTATCCAGCACGACGCTTGTAAGCGAACTGCTCGATTTACTGGAGAAAAGTCCTCTGCAGGGGCGCTTGCTGCACCTGGTTATCCCGGTAGAAACCCTGCAGAACCAGGACATAAACATTCAGAATGGATTACAAAAACTCCGTCTGGCGGGATGCCGAATTGTGCTGTGTCACGTCGGGCGCAACATGGATGTGTTCAACCATCTCATCCCGCACATGGCGGATTATCTGTTGTTGGATCCTGAACTCGTCACCAACGTTCACGGTAATCTGATGGACGAAATGATGGTGTCTATCATTCAGGGCCACGCCCAACGACTCGGCATGAAAACCATCGCCGGGCCGAGTAACCAGCCCTTGATGATGGATACGCTTTCCGGGATTGGTATCGATTATATCTACGGCGACTGTATTGCCGAGCCGCAGCCGTTAGAGCTGCTGCTCAATACCAGCTATTTCGCGATCAACTAG
- the alkA gene encoding 3-methyladenine DNA glycosylase, which produces MYTLNWKPPYDWQWMFGFLSARAVAGIETVTDEYYERSFACDGHQGVFRVVPDINRCTLRVTLSEGLIPVADECLERIDRLFDLGCHPQEIAATLGDLGAARPGLRLPGSMDAFEQGVRAILGQLVSVSMAAKLASRVVALCGEPLNDFPQYRCFPTAAALAGADPLALKALGMPVKRAESLIHLAQSVVEGTFPLRPPEDIDAGVKALQTRPGIGRWTANYLALRGWQAKDVFLPDDYLIKQRFAGMTPAQIRRYAQRWQPWRSYALLHIWYTDGWIPDVQMPDA; this is translated from the coding sequence ATGTATACCCTGAACTGGAAACCACCTTATGACTGGCAATGGATGTTTGGATTTCTGAGTGCGCGTGCGGTGGCGGGCATCGAAACCGTCACTGACGAGTATTACGAACGCAGTTTCGCCTGTGACGGGCATCAGGGGGTGTTTCGCGTCGTCCCTGATATCAACAGATGTACGTTGCGCGTTACGCTCAGCGAAGGGCTAATTCCCGTCGCAGACGAGTGTCTTGAGCGCATCGATCGCCTGTTCGACCTCGGCTGCCATCCGCAGGAAATCGCCGCGACGTTAGGCGACCTGGGCGCGGCGCGGCCCGGATTACGGCTACCCGGCTCAATGGATGCCTTTGAACAGGGCGTGCGGGCGATTCTTGGCCAGCTGGTGAGCGTATCGATGGCGGCAAAGCTGGCGTCGCGAGTTGTAGCGTTGTGTGGTGAACCGCTAAACGATTTCCCTCAATACCGTTGTTTCCCGACGGCCGCGGCTCTTGCTGGTGCCGATCCGCTGGCGCTAAAGGCATTAGGAATGCCCGTTAAGCGCGCAGAATCGCTGATTCATCTGGCACAATCGGTCGTCGAGGGGACATTTCCGCTGCGACCGCCGGAGGATATTGACGCGGGAGTGAAGGCGCTGCAAACCCGTCCGGGGATAGGGCGCTGGACGGCGAACTATCTGGCGCTACGCGGCTGGCAGGCGAAAGACGTATTTTTACCGGATGATTATCTGATTAAACAGCGTTTTGCCGGTATGACCCCGGCGCAGATTCGCCGCTATGCTCAGCGCTGGCAGCCCTGGCGTTCCTATGCATTGCTGCATATCTGGTACACCGACGGCTGGATACCAGACGTGCAAATGCCCGATGCGTAA
- the yegD_1 gene encoding protein YegD, translated as MGISSVFIGFDYGTANCSVAVMDNDQPRLLKMEKESTLLPSMLCAPTREAVSEWLYRHHQVPATATETQALLRRAVNFNREEDIDVTPSSVQFGLASLGQYIDDPEEVYFVKSPKSFLGASGLKPQQVALFEDLVCAMMLHIRQQAQTQVTEAITQAVIGRPINFQGLGGDDANHQAQGILERAAHRAGFQDVVFQYEPVAAGLDFEATLREEKRVLVVDIGGGTTDCSLLLMGPEWHTRRDRENSLLGHSGCRVGGNDLDIALAFKSLMPLLGMGGQTEKAPHCLFCRGGMPSPLTTSRRRVTSTAPPTAVS; from the coding sequence ATGGGGATTTCGTCAGTGTTTATTGGATTTGACTACGGTACGGCAAACTGCTCAGTGGCAGTGATGGACAACGATCAGCCACGTCTGCTGAAAATGGAAAAAGAGAGTACCCTGCTGCCGTCGATGCTGTGCGCACCGACGCGTGAGGCGGTGAGCGAATGGCTGTATCGTCATCATCAGGTGCCTGCCACCGCTACGGAAACCCAGGCGCTGCTGCGTCGCGCCGTCAATTTTAACCGCGAAGAAGATATCGATGTAACGCCGTCGAGCGTCCAGTTCGGATTAGCCTCGTTGGGCCAGTACATCGACGATCCGGAAGAAGTTTACTTCGTGAAATCGCCAAAATCCTTTCTCGGTGCCAGCGGACTCAAGCCCCAGCAGGTCGCGTTGTTTGAAGATCTGGTTTGCGCCATGATGCTGCACATCCGTCAACAGGCGCAAACGCAGGTGACGGAAGCGATTACCCAGGCGGTGATCGGACGCCCCATCAACTTCCAGGGCCTGGGCGGCGATGACGCTAACCATCAGGCGCAGGGCATTCTTGAGCGTGCCGCGCATCGCGCCGGTTTCCAGGACGTGGTGTTCCAGTATGAGCCGGTTGCTGCCGGTCTGGATTTTGAAGCCACGCTGCGTGAAGAAAAACGCGTGCTGGTCGTCGATATCGGTGGCGGGACCACCGACTGTTCGCTGCTGCTGATGGGCCCTGAATGGCACACGCGCCGCGATCGTGAAAACAGTCTGTTAGGCCACAGCGGTTGCCGCGTGGGTGGTAACGACCTGGATATCGCGCTGGCGTTTAAGAGCCTGATGCCGCTGCTCGGCATGGGCGGACAGACCGAAAAGGCACCGCACTGCCTATTCTGCCGTGGTGGAATGCCGTCGCCATTAACGACGTCCCGGCGCAGAGTGACTTCTACAGCACCGCCAACGGCCGTTTCCTGA
- the yegD_2 gene encoding protein YegD, with the protein MRDAQDGDKVALLHKVWRQRLSYRVVRSAEESKIALSEAPEHAVTLPFIGDELATAISQHGLETALSQPLQRILEQVQLALENGNDKPDVIYLTGGSARSPLIKKALAEQLPGIPIAGGDDFGSVTAGLARWAKVMFS; encoded by the coding sequence ATGCGTGACGCGCAGGACGGTGACAAAGTGGCGCTGCTGCACAAAGTCTGGCGTCAGCGTCTGAGCTATCGCGTGGTACGTAGCGCCGAAGAGAGCAAAATTGCGCTCTCTGAAGCACCAGAACACGCCGTCACGCTGCCGTTTATCGGTGATGAACTGGCCACTGCGATTTCGCAGCACGGGCTCGAAACCGCGCTGTCTCAGCCGCTACAACGCATTCTGGAACAGGTGCAGCTGGCGCTGGAAAACGGCAACGATAAGCCTGACGTTATCTATCTGACCGGCGGTAGCGCCCGTTCACCGTTGATCAAAAAAGCGCTGGCGGAACAGCTGCCTGGCATTCCGATTGCGGGTGGTGATGATTTTGGCTCGGTGACCGCCGGACTGGCGCGCTGGGCGAAGGTGATGTTTAGTTAA